One Ardenticatenales bacterium DNA segment encodes these proteins:
- a CDS encoding sigma-70 family RNA polymerase sigma factor: MSNMVNPFEEMEIVSALLAEATERHYITYDRILELLPDVENNLPLLETIMEELQAAGVHLHDTDDPLNDALEDDDSLEDEDDEGLPGYPKRLHAAPLFDLSSVPIDDSVGLYFREMGQQQLLSADEEVQLAKEIEAGRAAESALAEDQHDFAEDVLDELVRMREVGEAARAHLIRANTRLVVSIAKKYRGRGLQFLDLIQEGNVGLMKAVEKYDYRRGNRFSTYATWWIRQAVTRALANHGRTIRIPAHLGGRISKLYQVAQELEQEYGRQPTAEEIAEYMELPADRVRWMLRTSRQPVHLERPVGDESDAELGDFIEDVEAPPPAETVAQNMLTEEIGEILDQLTPREARILRLRYGLQDGESRTLKEVGEMFGLSRERIRQLEKEALRKLRHPNFAGHLRQYLN; encoded by the coding sequence ATGAGCAATATGGTGAATCCATTCGAAGAAATGGAAATTGTAAGCGCGCTTTTGGCGGAAGCAACCGAGCGTCATTACATCACGTATGATCGCATTTTGGAACTACTGCCAGACGTAGAGAACAATCTCCCTTTGCTAGAGACAATCATGGAAGAGTTGCAGGCTGCTGGCGTGCATCTGCACGACACGGACGATCCTCTGAATGATGCTCTGGAAGATGACGATTCGCTGGAAGACGAAGATGACGAGGGTCTGCCAGGGTATCCAAAGCGACTTCATGCCGCTCCCTTGTTTGACCTGAGCAGTGTGCCGATTGATGACTCCGTGGGGCTGTATTTCCGCGAAATGGGACAGCAGCAACTCCTGTCGGCCGACGAAGAGGTCCAGTTAGCGAAGGAAATTGAGGCGGGTCGCGCCGCGGAATCGGCGCTGGCCGAAGATCAGCACGATTTTGCTGAAGATGTGTTGGACGAGTTGGTGCGCATGCGTGAAGTCGGTGAAGCGGCGCGCGCGCATCTGATTCGCGCGAACACACGGCTGGTCGTTAGCATCGCCAAGAAATATCGGGGCCGGGGTCTACAATTTTTGGATCTGATCCAGGAAGGCAACGTGGGCCTGATGAAGGCCGTGGAGAAGTATGATTATCGTCGCGGCAACCGTTTCAGCACCTACGCGACCTGGTGGATCCGCCAGGCAGTGACGCGCGCGCTGGCGAATCACGGACGCACGATTCGTATTCCCGCGCACTTGGGTGGACGTATCAGCAAGCTGTATCAAGTGGCGCAGGAGTTGGAACAGGAGTATGGGCGTCAGCCAACGGCGGAAGAGATTGCTGAGTATATGGAATTGCCGGCAGATCGCGTGCGTTGGATGCTGCGGACAAGTCGCCAGCCCGTCCACCTGGAACGCCCCGTCGGGGATGAATCCGATGCCGAGTTGGGTGACTTCATCGAAGACGTGGAAGCCCCACCGCCGGCGGAAACCGTCGCGCAAAACATGCTCACGGAGGAAATTGGCGAGATATTGGACCAGTTGACGCCACGAGAGGCGCGTATTCTGCGTTTGCGTTACGGTTTGCAGGATGGCGAGTCCCGCACCCTGAAAGAAGTCGGCGAGATGTTTGGTCTTTCCCGCGAGCGCATTCGCCAGTTGGAGAAGGAAGCGCTGCGCAAGTTGCGCCACCCCAACTTCGCGGGACACTTGCGCCAGTATTTGAACTGA
- a CDS encoding ABC-F family ATP-binding cassette domain-containing protein produces MSQSFGAVDVFAGISASIPNDGKIGLVGPNGIGKTTLLLILAGLASPSSGSVHRARNCRIGYLPQESAGAFNGQEHTVYQEMLTLFAPLREQEIRLRQMEQRMAVDGNAPTLLADYGVALERFELAGGYDYERHIKHTLTGLGFDESSRHLPLTHLSGGQKTRALLARLLLERPDLLILDEPTNHLDIQAVEWLESALKAWPGALLVVSHDRYFLDKVVDRIWEMSRGGIELYRGSYSHYVQQRQERWERRQKEFAAFKERMERELDYIRRNIAGQNTLQAQGKLKRITRELKAVHAGGLGAIQGQNWSQALRQLDISSGEWDVAAATEAIRTLPQPQNRPPRLNLRLATTQRSGDLVLRSEDLSIGYPGNPLFRAEDIELRRQEIAALIGPNGTGKTTFLRTILGELPPLSGRVRLGASLRVGYFAQAHERLNPQSTVIDELTRYHPMPLSEARTHLARYLLRGDDVYKQVGMLSGGERGRLALAVLALEGANFLLLDEPTNHLDIPAQEVLQEVLEQFDGTILMVSHDRYLVDRLATQIWDLADGCLRIFQGPYQDFIAERDAAREAARLAAQAQVQEEREERANQSLSKNARQQREKALADLEQQITNLEEQAARQVEALQTATLTQDFGKIQNLSIEYAETQQHLERLMQEWEDFLHEEQ; encoded by the coding sequence TTGTCTCAATCATTCGGCGCGGTGGACGTTTTTGCCGGCATTTCCGCCAGCATCCCCAACGACGGCAAAATCGGACTCGTCGGCCCCAACGGCATCGGCAAAACCACCCTCCTCCTCATCCTCGCCGGCCTCGCCTCCCCCAGCAGCGGCAGCGTCCACCGCGCCCGCAACTGTCGCATCGGCTACCTCCCCCAGGAGTCCGCCGGCGCCTTCAACGGTCAGGAACACACCGTCTACCAGGAAATGCTCACCCTGTTCGCCCCCCTGCGCGAACAGGAAATCCGCCTGCGCCAAATGGAACAACGCATGGCCGTAGACGGCAACGCCCCAACCCTCCTCGCCGACTACGGCGTCGCCCTGGAGCGTTTTGAACTGGCCGGCGGCTATGACTACGAGCGCCACATCAAACACACCCTCACCGGCCTCGGCTTCGACGAATCAAGCCGCCACCTCCCCCTGACCCACCTCAGCGGCGGGCAAAAAACGCGCGCCCTGCTCGCCCGCCTCCTCCTGGAACGCCCCGACCTCCTCATCCTCGACGAACCCACCAACCACCTGGACATCCAGGCCGTCGAATGGCTGGAAAGCGCCCTCAAGGCGTGGCCAGGCGCGCTCCTCGTCGTCAGCCACGACCGTTACTTCCTCGACAAAGTCGTCGACCGCATCTGGGAAATGAGCCGCGGCGGCATCGAACTATACCGCGGCAGCTACAGCCACTACGTACAACAGCGACAAGAACGATGGGAGCGCCGCCAAAAAGAGTTTGCCGCCTTCAAGGAGCGCATGGAACGCGAACTGGACTACATCCGCCGCAACATTGCCGGGCAAAACACACTGCAAGCCCAGGGCAAACTAAAACGCATCACCCGCGAACTGAAGGCCGTTCACGCCGGCGGATTGGGCGCTATCCAGGGACAAAACTGGTCCCAGGCGTTGCGGCAGCTAGATATTTCATCCGGGGAATGGGACGTGGCCGCCGCCACGGAAGCCATCCGCACCCTGCCACAGCCGCAAAACCGCCCCCCGCGGCTCAACCTGCGCCTGGCGACGACACAACGCAGCGGAGACCTCGTGCTGCGCAGCGAAGACCTGTCCATCGGCTATCCGGGCAATCCCCTCTTTCGCGCCGAGGACATCGAACTGCGACGGCAGGAAATAGCGGCACTGATTGGTCCCAACGGCACGGGCAAAACCACATTCCTACGCACTATTCTGGGGGAACTCCCCCCACTTTCCGGGCGCGTTCGCCTGGGAGCCAGCCTGCGCGTAGGGTATTTTGCCCAGGCACATGAGCGGCTCAATCCGCAAAGCACGGTCATCGACGAACTCACGCGCTACCACCCCATGCCCCTGAGCGAGGCGCGCACGCACCTCGCCCGCTACCTGCTGCGCGGCGACGACGTGTACAAACAAGTGGGCATGCTCAGCGGCGGCGAACGCGGGCGGCTGGCCCTGGCTGTGTTGGCGTTAGAAGGGGCCAACTTCCTCCTGCTGGACGAGCCGACCAATCACCTGGACATCCCCGCGCAGGAAGTGTTGCAAGAGGTCCTCGAGCAGTTTGATGGCACGATCCTCATGGTATCCCACGACCGCTACCTGGTTGACAGACTGGCAACGCAAATATGGGACCTGGCGGATGGTTGTTTGCGAATTTTTCAGGGGCCATATCAAGACTTTATCGCCGAACGAGATGCCGCCCGCGAAGCGGCTCGTCTGGCAGCGCAGGCACAGGTGCAGGAAGAGCGGGAGGAGCGCGCTAACCAATCTTTGAGCAAAAATGCGCGTCAGCAGCGAGAAAAGGCGCTGGCGGATCTGGAACAGCAGATAACGAACCTGGAAGAACAGGCGGCGCGGCAGGTGGAAGCGCTGCAAACGGCAACCTTGACCCAGGACTTTGGCAAGATTCAAAACCTGAGCATAGAATACGCGGAAACGCAGCAACATTTGGAGCGCCTGATGCAGGAGTGGGAGGATTTTCTCCATGAGGAGCAGTAA